One genomic segment of Hordeum vulgare subsp. vulgare chromosome 2H, MorexV3_pseudomolecules_assembly, whole genome shotgun sequence includes these proteins:
- the LOC123427712 gene encoding GDSL esterase/lipase At1g09390-like yields the protein MAASARALVAAASAVLAVAVLLASPPVLLPAAAAEEGCTRRPVVFAFGDSNTDTGGAAAALGSYFPLPEGRAHFRRSTGRLCDGRLVIDYLCESLNMSYLSPYMEALGSDFSNGANFAIAGSGTMPRDRPFALHVQVQQFIHFKQRSLQLISHGETAPVDADGFRNALYLVDIGQNDLSGAFSSRLAYDDVIHQRIPAILSEIQDAIVTLYYNGAKNFWVHGTGPLGCLPEKLAEPRGDDEGGDLDDGGCLRTLNNASYEFNDQLCTVCNKLTSQLKGATIVYTDVLSIKHDLIANHSGYGFEEPLMACCGYGGPPYNYNASVSCLGAGYRVCEDGSKFVSWDGVHYTNAANAVVAAKILSAEFSTPSVPFGYFCKT from the exons ATGGCAGCGAGCGCTAGAGCCCTTGTCGCCGCGGCTTCGGCCGTGCTCGCGGTCGCTGTATTGCTCGCCTCGCCGCCGGTGCTGCTGCCGGCCGCCGCCGCGGAGGAGGGGTGCACGCGGCGGCCGGTGGTGTTCGCGTTCGGCGACTCCAACACGGACACGGGCGGCGCCGCGGCGGCGCTCGGGAGCTATTTCCCGCTCCCGGAGGGCCGCGCCCATTTCCGCCGCTCCACCGGACGGCTCTGCGACGGCCGCCTCGTCATCGACTACCTCT GTGAGAGCCTGAACATGAGCTACCTGAGCCCGTACATGGAGGCGCTGGGCTCCGACTTCAGCAACGGCGCCAACTTCGCCATCGCCGGCTCGGGCACCATGCCGCGTGACAGGCCCTTTGCTCTCCACGTCCAGGTGCAGCAGTTCATCCACTTCAAGCAGCGCTCCCTCCAGCTCATCAGCCATG GCGAGACGGCTCCGGTGGACGCCGACGGTTTCCGGAACGCGCTGTACCTCGTCGACATAGGGCAGAACGACCTCTCCGGAGCCTTTTCTAGCAGGCTGGCCTACGACGACGTTATCCATCAGAGGATCCCGGCCATACTATCTGAGATACAGGATGCCATTGTG ACTCTGTACTACAATGGAGCCAAGAACTTCTGGGTCCATGGCACCGGCCCGCTGGGCTGCCTGCCCGAGAAGCTCGCCGAGCCCAGGGGCGACGACGAAGGGGGCGATCTAGACGACGGCGGCTGCCTCAGAACGCTCAACAACGCTTCCTACGAGTTCAACGACCAGCTCTGCACCGTCTGCAACAAGCTCACGTCGCAGCTCAAAGGCGCCACCATCGTGTACACCGACGTCCTGTCCATCAAGCACGACCTCATCGCCAACCACAGCGGCTACG GGTTTGAGGAGCCTCTCATGGCGTGCTGCGGCTACGGCGGGCCGCCTTACAACTACAACGCCAGCGTGAGCTGCCTCGGCGCCGGCTACCGGGTGTGCGAGGACGGCTCCAAGTTCGTCAGCTGGGACGGAGTGCACTACACCAACGCCGCGAACGCCGTCGTCGCGGCAAAGATTCTCTCGGCGGAGTTCTCGACTCCCAGTGTGCCCTTCGGCTACTTCTGCAAGACATGA